GATGGAGTATTATGGGAGCAGTACAAGTTTACTAACCTTAGTAGAATTCGGTGCAAAATACGATCCACTAATTTATCAGGGCGAATGGTGGAGATTTTTTACAGCTATCTTTTTACACATTGGATTTCTACATTTATTTATGAACTCCTTAGCGCTCTTTTATTTAGGAAGTGCTGTAGAAAGGATTTATGGAACATCAAGATTTATCATCATCTATTTAACTGCAGGTCTGTTTGGATCAATCAGTAGCTTTGCTTTTAATAGTCAAATCTCAGCTGGTGCTTCAGGAGCTATCTTTGGATGCTTTGGTGCATTACTTTATTTTGGGGTTGTACATCGAAAACTGTTCTTTCGGACAATAGGGAAAAACGTTATTGTCATTTTAATCATTAATTTAGGTCTTGGTGCAATGATACCGATGATTGATAATAGTGCTCATGTTGGAGGATTAATAGGCGGCTTTTTAGCTTCGGCTGCGCTCCATTTGCCTAAGCATAAATTTAAATATCAGCAGATCCTAACATTTGGTGCGACTCTAACATTGGTAAGTGGGCTTTTGATTTATGGATTTTCTTCTGGAGAGGATCCTGAAAAAATGCATTTAATAAATGTTCAGATTAGCCAGGAGTTATTGCAAAGAGGAGACATAGAGAGAGCGTATCCGCTACTTAAAGCTGCAGTAGATGAAGATGTAGATATTGTGGAGGCGAATTTCCTGCTAGCTTACAGTGAAGCAAGGCTAGGTTTACTGCAGGATGCTGAGAAAAACTTATTAATTACTCTAGAACATCGCCCATTTCTTCATGAAGCACATTTTAACTTGTCCCTTGTTTACTTTGAATTGAAACAATATCTTGATGCTTATCGTTCTGTTGAAAAAGCACTAGAATTAAAGCCAAATACCGAAGACTATCAGAATTTAAAAAACACGCTTGAGAAAATTTTAGAGAAAACTAGATAATAATAGAAATGTAGAATGTAGAATGTAGAATGAAGAATGTAGA
This region of Anaerobacillus alkaliphilus genomic DNA includes:
- a CDS encoding rhomboid family intramembrane serine protease, whose protein sequence is MYVQSQDAYYWQVIHHLVVHVGITAFKVKSNEKEIWLEKEDTDKTTLIRIYRRDMDWGNYISRDLENVAKDGESIRKELRCRHLNIINVYISTFLPVDTYESLLEPVVTKNKRIKIDTFLLHGETGGEMEVSKLSEKLGCKLPLRDAGRYYTTDDIQHYRRRVVTISEKKLNEEKALFTYGKPVFTMVLLVNVLVIFGLMEYYGSSTSLLTLVEFGAKYDPLIYQGEWWRFFTAIFLHIGFLHLFMNSLALFYLGSAVERIYGTSRFIIIYLTAGLFGSISSFAFNSQISAGASGAIFGCFGALLYFGVVHRKLFFRTIGKNVIVILIINLGLGAMIPMIDNSAHVGGLIGGFLASAALHLPKHKFKYQQILTFGATLTLVSGLLIYGFSSGEDPEKMHLINVQISQELLQRGDIERAYPLLKAAVDEDVDIVEANFLLAYSEARLGLLQDAEKNLLITLEHRPFLHEAHFNLSLVYFELKQYLDAYRSVEKALELKPNTEDYQNLKNTLEKILEKTR